The genomic window GTGAAGCCACACATGGCCCCGCCGTCCCTCTGCGACAGCTGACACTTAACGCCAGAACAACTCCGCTCCACGCCCcggtgccctggccctggcccttctAGGGTAACAGGCGCggggcaggagggagccagggagtCGCGCTGCCGGTGGCGACGCGGAACTGCGCGGGTCTGCAGGGGGCATTAAAGCACCGGGCACTTAGGGCAGCTGGAGGAGGCCTGGGTGACTCCCAGGTGCGTCCCGCTTTGTGCAAGGACAGAGGGGCTCCGACCGCTCACCTGTTTGGATTCTGGGCAGGAAGCTGCAAACCCAGGCGCCGAGACTTCTGTGCGAGGCGAGTGAGGCCGGGGGCGCCCGAGGGTGTGTCCCGGGCTTCCCCACTCAGTGCCCCAGACCCGCAGTCTTGGCTGCGTGTCCAGGCCGAAGACCTgagcctgctccctccccagaACCCTGCTCCTTCCCGACCCGACCCGGGCCTGGGAGCGAGGCCGCAGCGGAGGTCTGGGGTCGCGGCCGCCAGGAGGCCTTCCTTGCGGCTCCCGCGCTCTCTGAGCTCCGGGTCGCGCTCCAGGCGTCGTCACGAAgactcccagccccagcacccgCTCCGGAGCCCCAGTCCCGGTCGCGGGAGGAGCCGGCGTCctcccaggacccccagccctgctggagcTCACTTGGAGCCCGCGCCGGGACAGGAAGCTGCGGGGCAGGGCCTAACGCCTGTGGTCAGGCTGGACTCCGTCCTTCTCACGCATCCCCTCCCGCGGGCACTGCAAGGTCCCCGCGCTAAGGCCCGCAGAGCCCGCGGCCGCCCCTGGCGCGTGTCCGcgacccccggccccgccccgcgtctcggccccgcccccggccgctcCGCCCTCCGTGCGGCCTGAGTCTCGGGCCCCTGGGCCGCCCGCGGGCGCAGCGCCCAGCAGCGCCGGAGTCGCTCTGACCATTGCGACCGGGGCCTGGCCGGACCCCGGGAAAGTTCGGGCCCGGGGAGCGCCGGCGCCGGAGGCGGGACTCATGGAGGCGCGCGCGGAGCTGGGCCCGGCCCGGGAGCCGGCGGGCGGTGACCTGCTGCTGGCGCTGCTGGCGCGGAGGGCCGACCTGCGCAGAGGTGGGTGCCCCGGCGAGCGCAGGCCCGGAGAGAGGGACCTGGACGGGAGCGGGTGCGAGTTTGCGTCGGGGCCCCGGGCGCTGTCGGGTGTGCGGGGCACCTCGGCAGAGAAGCGCCTCCGGCTGGAGGGCGTGCGGGGAGCTGCCGCGGGGCCAGGTGACCCTGGGGCGAGAGCGTCCCAGGAGGGCTCTTCCCAGCCCACGCCCGCCCGACCCCGTCCGGGGGAGCCGAGTCCAACGAGGGGGACGGCTGACCGCCGCTCCCGCGCCCGCTCTGTGGACACCCAGACGGTCAGAACCCGCCTGCGGCTCGAGAAAGCCCGCTTGTCCTGGCCCCCAGCCTGCGGGAGGCACGAGCCTCGCTCCCCGCGCCCTGGGCCGCTCCCCGCGGGCTCCCGGGCTGGCGCGGTGGGAGTGCGAGGAACCGAGCGGGCAGGTGGGGAAGGGGCTGCATCCCGCTGCGGGGTCTCGCTgcccccttatttatttattttccgaCGGTTCCTGGGAGGGGTGGTCTCAGggctgggaggaagaggcaggagaggagggagtcgcagggaggggagaggactgGTCGCGCCGGCTCCGGGACGCCGGGCGACGGAGACCCCGCCGTGGCCGAACCACCATGCAGCGTAAGCCGGGGGTGGAGCGTGGGGCGGGCGTGGGCGCTTTTGCCTGATGCGGGCTCGGGGCGGCGCGACCCGGGCGCTGTCCGCGCGGCGGTGCTGAATTCGCACCGAGGGGACTTGTGCCACCCCAGCTGCACCCCCGAGGTCCTCGCCGTGGGGACCCCGGCGCGCCGAGCATCCTCAGCTCCGTACCGGGCCCGGCTTTGCCAGAGGCGGGACGAGTCGGTTGCAGAGAGCGAGGGTCGAGCCGGATTTTAAACTCCCAGGTCCCAGAGGGCTGCTTCCCGGTTCCTGGGACCCACTGGGGGGGTCTCTGTCCCCGCCCcggcaggaggggtgggagggtgcctACCCTTGCCCGCGCGCAGCGTGACAGCAGGCCGCGCCCCCTGCCTGGCTCCCCCCTCTCAGAGACCTTTTCCAAATTAGCAGGGTGGTCAagccccaggcaccccaggattCCGGGCCCCCAAAGGCCAGACGTCTGAGGGATGTGACTGCGTGGGAGGAaaggcacctactgtgtgcctctGCACCCCGGCCTGAGCCTGGTGCCCACAGGCCACCTGTACTCCTGTGGCCACCCCACATTTGTACCTCAATGGCCagcagactgggccaggctgggaggccACACACACCTTCTGGATGTTTCTAGAAAGTGTAACCATGACGCTTAGTTGTGCAAGGACATGCAAGGCAGCGCCCCGTGCCCAGCCTGTGGCCAGCCCCCGCGCCGGCCAAGGATTTGTCTTCCCATTTCCTACGCTGGATTCCCAGGGCAGAGCCTCCTGGAGTTCACTGGGGCACTGGGGACATTTGAAACCGTGTCCCGGCTCCTGGGGTGGTCTGGCCACCCTCCTGCTCACAGACCAAGCAGGTGgcacccactccctccccccgccccctgcccagctccaggggcTGCAGACCGGGTCCCTTGGCAGGCTTGGGTCCTGGGCCTGCCTCGGCCGCGAAGCCGGCTGGGGCTGGTGGGAGGTGACTTCGTGTGACCCAGGGTCCCTCGTGCCCACAGAGATcccgctgtgcgccggctgcgaCCAGCACATCCTGGACCGCTTCATCCTCAAGGCCCTGGACCGCCACTGGCACAGCCGCTGCCTCAAGTGCAGCGACTGCCACACGCCGCTGGCCGAGCGCTGCTTCAGCCGCGGGGAGAGCCTGTACTGCAAGGAGGACTTCTTCAAGtgagggggggcgggggggccggGGAGGGCCGGGGGTCTCCACCCAGACTCCTTCAAGTGAGCCTGCGGGGGCCggccgggggggtgggggctgggggcctccaCCCCGACTCCTTCAAGTGAGccggtgggggcagggagggccggGGGCCTCCACCCCGCCCATCGCCGAGATCCTGAGCTGGGATGTCCCCCGGgggtggctgggcctggccgcCTCGTCAGCAAAcagtatttggaaaataaaaattaatttatcttgtAAACCGTGGAAGCACCCCATTACAAAGGAGTCCAAAGTGAACCGCTCCCTCCTAAACTGCTCGCATTTGTcccaggctggggggtggggaagcctcggggtctgaagccagggcgccggccgcgccggTCTCTCCTGCTCCACAGaggctctgcctggccctggcgGAGCTGCCGCGGGGCCGCCGGGCGGACCGAGCCTTCCCCGCCCACCGTCGGGCTCCGACCCGCTCCGGGCGAAGGCGCTGAGCCCGACCCTGTGCGTCCCGCAGGCGCTTCGGGACCAAGTGCGCCGCGTGCCAGCTGGGCATCCCGCCCACGCAGGTGGTGCGCCGCGCGCAGGACTTCGTGTACCACCTGCACTGCTTCGCGTGCGTCGTGTGCAAGCGGCAGCTGGCCACGGGCGACGAATTCTACCTCATGGAAGACAGCAGGCTCGTGTGCAAGGCGGACTACGAAACGGCCAAGCAGCGAGGTCAGTGCGGGGCCGCGGGAACCACTCCCCTCACACACCGGCCCGGGCCCCGCTGCGAAACCGGGCCAGCGCCGGCTCCTCCAGGCCCAGCGGGCAGGAATtccggggccggggcgggaggGGCGCCACGACCTCGGCCGCGGGGTGGGGAGTAGCGGCAGAGCCGCCCTGGGAGCAGGCACCTGGGGTCCCAGGGCGAGGGAGCCGGGAGGAAGTCGGGATTGTGTGGATCTTCAGCCCTAAAGGCTGGCCCTGCCCTAAAGGAGGACCCCTGGgcgcccgggggggggggtggccggACGGAGGGTCCCGGGGAGACGTTTCCCTCCGCCGCCGCGCAGGGCGGCCGGGCGGGAGTCGGGGCGCCCGCGGGAGCCCAGGGCCGGCCCCGCCTGATGGCGCGTCCCGCCGTGCAGAGGCGGAGGCCACGGCCAAGCGGCCGCGCACGACCATCACGGCCAAGCAGCTGGAGACGCTCAAGAGCGCCTACAACACCTCGCCCAAGCCGGCGCGCCACGTGCGCGAGCAGCTCTCGTCCGAGACCGGCCTGGACATGCGCGTCGTGCAGGTCAGCGCCGCCCCGGGCCGGCCCCTGCGGCGCGCgcgagccccggccccggcccccggcccccgcggcAGCTCACTggcgccccgccggcgcccgcagGTGTGGTTCCAGAACCGCCGGGCCAAGGAGAAGCGGCTGAAGAAGGACGCGGGCCGGCAGCGCTGGGGCCAGTACTTCCGCACCATGAAGCGCTCCCGCGGCAGCGCCAAGGCGGACAAGGACAGCGCCCAGGAGGGCCCCGACAGCGACGCCGAGGTCTCCTTCACGGGTGAGGGCGCCCCCGGCTTCGCCTTGGACAGCGCTTCCCGGCGGCCCCCGTAGGGGGGCCCTGCAGCTCCCTAGGTGGGGACAGAGCCCCCGGCCCGCGCAGGCCCCGGCTCCCCGTGTCCTGCCGCCTCCTTGGCCATcgcaattcccggctgctccgaGGTGGGGAGCAGTGCGGCCACCAAGCCCCCGCGCCCTCCGAGGGACCCCCTGTGCCCTCCTCGGAGCGGGcgttccaggagcttcttctgaacgCGGCCTCTCTGGGCTTGAATTTCCTCTCCCAGGGCGGCCTTGGGGACCATCCTAGaaccccaggccctgctctgaCCCCACAGCaatcccacccccatcccaggggcctgggagggcaaccCCAGGAGGATGGGACcgcaggggaggggcgggtgcTGACGGGAACCCTCTGTTTCCGTTGCAGAGGAGCCGTCCCTGGCGGAAATGGGCCCCACCAACGGCCTCTACGGCAGCCTGGGGGAGCCCACCCCCGCCCTGGGCCGGCCCGCCGGAGCCCTGGGCAGCTTTGCCCTGGAGCACGGCGGCCTGGCAGGGACGGAGCAGTACCGGGAGCTGCGCCCCAGCAGCCCCTATGGCATCGCCCCATCCCCCGCGGCCCCACAGAACCTGCCTGGCCCGCAGCCCCTCCTGTCCAGCCTGGTGTACCCAGAGGCCGGCTTGGGCCTCGTGCCCTCAGGGGCTCCGGGCGGACCCCCGCCCATGAGGGTGCTGCCGGGAAACGGACCCAGCTCCGACCTCTCCACGGGGAGCAGCGGAGGTTACCCCGACTTCCCGGCCAGCCCTGCGTCTTGGCTGGACGAGGTGGACCACGCCCAGTTCTGACCGTGGCCCCCGGCGGCACCCAGCACAGGACACGAGGGCTGGGCGGCTTGGGGGGCTGTGCTCTGGATTCCTGAGGCGCTGAACCTCAGAgaaggagggcggggcgggggaggggcctcccactgtcccctctccctccctccccctcccacccccgccggAGGGACCCTGTTGGCTCCTGGACACAGGCTGGCCTCCTGGGCCGAGTTTTGCAAGCAAGCTCCCCCCCTTCTCGACGGACCACCTGAGCACCTGCCGCTGTCCCGGCCCCGCCCTGGTGGGCCCCTCCCCAGCTCGGACGGGCACAGCCCCGGGGCTGGAAACTGCTTTATAATCtccaaaatgaagaagaaaaggcCATTGTGTGCTTGCTCCTGAGGTCCTGTGTTGCCGGCCCCTCGCCCTACTGCGGGTCGGAGATGGGCCTTGTCCAGCGGGGGCGGGGCGTGTCCTCCAGCTCTCTcggaccctgcccctcccccgtctCTGGAAGTTTCTGTTTTTCGGGAGAGCCCTGCAGAGGGGCCGGATGTCCCGGGGGGGCCCCTACCCCGAAAGagtgccccaccccctccccccaagccgCAGCCGCACCGGCCTCCTCCAGGCTACGCCTTCACCTGCCATTGCCAAACAGCCCTCCCTGCGGCTCTGCGGGGTCCGCCCGCCGGGACTGGAGAAGTGGGGAGGAGCCCATCCCCTCCGTCGGACCCTCCGAGAGGCCCCCCGGAGCCGCCTGCGCAGTGTCCAGACACAAGGCCGGCCGCGTGAGTGGAAACCCTCCCGCAAACCCGCACCTCAGCTACCTGTTGGTCTGTGAACGTCCCGTGTCTGTTTATTCTCTGGTGATCAGCTCTTTCCAAGACTTAATAAATTTGTCAGTCAGAGTCTGGGAGGCGTGTGTTCAGTGAGGCGGGGGGAGGGCAGGCCGAGGGGGTCAGACTTCAGGGCTGAGCTGCTGGCCCCGTGGCCAGCCGAGCCTGCTGCCCCGCccggccctggctctggctgcaaGGAGGCGGGGAAAGCAGGCTGAGCCCCTGGATGGAGGGGTGGGGTCTCTGCTTCCTGACCCTGGGCGAGGCAGGAGCCGGGACGTCCAGGGAGCTGCCCAGCTGGACCAGGGAGGCGGGcaggtaggggctggcaccggCTGCACACCAGTCTCTCCCACTTGGTttgcagtcccagctcctctgctctccctgtggcccctggccctgccccctggagggagagagcccccaccccatggcacagcccctggagggcagaggcaggagcggGGTCAGGTTCTCCCTGCtgcagggctggtgggagggagTCCAGGTGGTGGTAGCTCCCCGAGTGGGCGCTGCCCCCTCACTGTCTCTTCTGATGCCCCTCCCCCTCACAGAtgcgccacagagctggggaaggggcggggccttgGCCGGGCAGTGCCGGCGGGCAGAGGCTCTGGGGCACCCAGAGCCGGGCTCCTTGGCATCTCCCGGTGCTTGCAGAGCCTGCCGTGTGCCACGCATCCCACTGCTGCCTGGAGAGCCCAGGCCCAGAGGGGGACGCGGCCTGTCCTGGGCTGTCCTCCGAGGGGTCCTGATTCCGGCCCGGACCCACCCTAGCCCACAGCCACCAGTtcctgactccctgtgtctgagggaggcctggggggggtggcaggggtcaccCACAGAGCCCAGCCAGGGTGTGGGGGTGgcaaggcagggccaggtggggTTGGGGGCAACAGGATTTAGGGAGGGGCGCATAAAATCCAGGAGCCGCCGCCCCAAGGCCCCCCGGGACCCCCCAGGCGCTGACAGGCTAATAAAGTGCTAAGTCCCCCCAAGGGCCCTGGCTGGAGccacgggtgggggtggggagggggcaacCAGGCAGCCCCTGGGGCTCATCCGGGTCTGATCCGGGTCACCCACGGGCCTCCGTTTCTCCCTCTGGTTCTGTCCAAGCAGGCTCTGTGGGGggtccctggggcaggggtgcagggcaggggaggaagcagcGGGGGTCCTGGCCTGCAGGGGCAGTGGGAAAGGCTCCCCGGAGGCGGCAGGGGGGGCCTGGGGGTCTCGGGCCTCAGCCCCAGTTGGTGGGAGGGCGGGGCTGCCCGGCTGAGGGGACTGCGGGCTCCTCTCTCCGCTGCCGGTGCAGGACCCCGGCCCCATGGTGGCCCCGCGCTCCGGTGGGGGGCGACACCGAATAATAAAACCACGACTTCCGCCCGCAgagggggtctctctctctctctctctctctctctctgccagcgCAGTGGCCCGCCCCGCCCTGGGCGGGTCCCTCTCTGGCCCCCATAACCCAGGGGCTGCGTGCTCAGCCCTGCGGGCCCCGAATAGGTCGAGTTTCCCGGAGCCGCAcaaaacattaattttaagaaatttatggctggtgccgcggctcactaggctaatcctccgcctgcggcgccggcacaccgggttccagtcccggtctgggcgccggattctgtcccggttgctcctcttccaggccagctctctgctgtggcccgggagttcagtggaggatggcccaggtgcttgggccctgcaccccatgggagaccaggagaagcacctggctcctggctttggatcagcgcggcgcgccggctgcagtggccattgtggggtgaaccaacggcaaaggaagacctttctctctgtccctctcactgtccactctgcctgtcaaaagaaaagaagaaagaaaaagaaatttaatagaaaaaagcGCGTGAAGCCCCCGCCGCGATAAATGGCGCCCgcgtgcggggggggggggggcgcacctGCTGACAGTGACTAATCAGAGacatttacattttcattctGCGCGGGAACCGCTGACGAGCGGCCgcgggcgcggcgcggggcggcgcggggccCTTCCCGCGTAATGGATGGGCTCCCCGCCCGGGTCTCATCAGTCCGCCGCGCCCGCCCTCCCGGAGCCGCAGCGCCAGGCTCATTTTTTACCTTGAAAATCTtccctcccgcccccgccccatcaCACGGCCCCTCCCGCCCAGCCCCTCCTAGCGTCTGGAGGCAGGCGGGGCCCGGCGAGGCGGCCGTCACCTGCGGGGCGCACGCGGAGGGTGTGCGTGAGCGCGCCCGCGCGCGGGAGCGGGGCCCTTCCTGGGTCGgggcgcccccggcccccagATGCCCTCCCCCCGCTCTCCATTCCTCAAGGCCACGCATTCCCGCCGGGAAGGGTCCCTGTGTCACCGGGGTTGCGCGGTGCGGGCCCGCCAGCGGGGAGCCTTAGGCGCTGGGCGGTCCTTCGGCAGCTTAGGGACCTGCTAGAGCCGCCGGGAGCCAGGCCCAGGTCACGTTGCCCTGGGGACCTTGCGGCCACGGCCGTGCATCTCCGTCCCAGCGCCCTGTGGTTGGACAAGTGGCTCAGCCCCTCTGAGCCGCCGGCAGGGCCTCCTGCGCTGGGCAAGCTCGGGACGGGGCCGAGTGCACGCTGACACACGCGTGTGCACTCATCCCCGCGGCCAGGTCCCACGCGCATCACACCCACAGCCCACgcacacagccccccccccccggctcagGGAAGGGGTTGAGCATCCTCCTGTGGGCCCCACCTGCCCTTGTCACTGAGGGCAACAGCAAGGCCGGGGGCTGGACACACAGAGTCCCTGAGGCCGCAGTGCTGGGGTTCTGGGTTCGGGggctccccagcctgggctgtctcTGCTCGTGTCCACGGCCCCGCTCCAGCCATCGCTGGCCTCACCCTGCAGGGAGGGGATGGAGTGCGTCCAGGCACCtgtaggggggaggggagagcggtCGCCGCCCCCGTCCACCACCTGCTCTGACAGGTGGGAGGGCCCAGCCGCCGTGGACAGTGGGCAGTGGGCCCTCCAGGCGTAAGCCCAGTGTTTCCACGTGAACCAGTGGCTCCTGTGCTGAAAGTGGGCACCGGGCAAacacgtgtgcacgtgtgtcaTGCGTGTTCCCCGCAGCACCCCTCTCGCACGTCTGACCTGGTCTGTCCAGCCGGGCCCAGGAATGGGCACCGACACCGGCTGCAGTGCGATGGACCTGCGACCTCCCGGCTGGGGGGGGGCCAGGCGTGGCCGCCGGGCACGCAGAAGGCGCCAGGGGCCACAGGCTGCTTGGCCAccaggacgcccacatcccagtCCGAGGGCTGggatcgagtcccggctcctctgcctccaggaCGGCGCaggagcctgggtccctgccacccacgtgggagacccgggtgccGTCCTGGGCTCGGCTGTGGcgcgcatttggggagtgaagatctccctctgccttcaggTGAATGAAGCGAAATGTGCTGCTATTTTTAAAGGCACAAAAGGCCCAGAATAGGGAGAGCTTTGGAGACAGAACACGGTGGCCAAGCCGGGcggaggctgggcaggggcggggccggggcggaggctgggcaggcagagACTGGGGTGTGGCAGGGGGGTATATGATGGAATGTGGTGGGACCCTGGTGAGGGtcccctgcaggccccagccTGGCTCACAGCAGGAAGTCCAGTTGTTCACctcccagcctgctccagccccccccccacccgctcCTGGGAAATCCAGCCTCCCCCCCTTGCCTCAGCTACACGGGGTCCTCACGGATCCCCCCCCAGGGACCCTGCCCTAGCCCTGCGTGGGGGCTGCAGCCAGTGCTGACTCACCTCCCCCGCaggccgcccctcccctccccccacccccgggagcaaaggtgtgggtgtgggcggggcccgcaggcagggaggggctctgTGCCCAGGCCCGCCCCTTATCCAGTAGCTTTGCCCTGTCTCTGTGGGATCTCTCCAAGaggaccctggccctggccctgaccgGTGGCCGTGGCCGTGTTAGGCAGCAAGGTCGGAGTTCAGGGGGTGACACGGTGACGCCCCCGTGTCCACACTGGAGGGCTGGGCGTGGCGGGGCCCCCAGCGGGAGGCAGAAAGCCCCGCCCACCAGCCCCTCGCTGAGTCTGGGCGTCCTCGGGGGCAGCTGCCCTCGCACCGTGGCCGGTGAGACCCTTACCCTGATTTCTTCAGTGCAAGgaccacctcccccagccccagcctggccctgccaggggctgcaggggctccGGCACTTCCGGAAAATTCCTTCGTGGCTCCGCAGCAGAGGCCCCCAGGGGTTTGTGGCGGAGCCCGCACCGGCCGGCCCCGGCCGGGAGCGGCGCAGGCCCCTGACGAATGCTTTGTTCCGAGCTCGGCTAATCCCCGGGCTGACGAGGCTTAAAGTTTAATTAGCAAGCTCCTCTTATGCTAACACTCCTCATTAGGCTAAGTGTCCTATTAGTCAAAACGCAGCGGCAGCGGACAGCCGGGTTCAGGGCGCCGGGCGCCTTGCCCGGGGCCGAGCGAGGGGCGTCCTTCAGGTGacatggggggaggggctggggggcgtGGGACCTCCGGGGAGCAGGGAGCCCCGGGGGCGGGGTGTAGGCCAGGACAGGATTCTCCGCCCCCTGGAGGTCTCCGCTCTCCCATTTCCCAGGGCGGGGGCTGGAGCTGCCTGGGCCCCTCTCAGCCCGaaatccacccctcccccacaaacCTTAACTCCCCCGCCGGAAGACcctatttgtttaaaaaggattctttgagaggcagagttacagagagggagagacagagagatacagagagaggtcttccgtcgtggttcactccccaaatggccatgctggctggggctgggccaggctgaagccgggagccgagagcctggagccgggagccgggagcttcttccaggtctcccatgagtaccgggacttgggcatcctcccctgctttcccaggccattagcagggagctggatcggaaggggagcagctgggattcaaaacggcgcccgtgtgggatgccggagctgccgtcggtggctttaccggctacagcacagcaccagcccccaggacccAAATTggacagggggttaagccaccgcttgggacaccagcatcccgtattgagtgcctgggttcagtcctgcccctgcctccactTCCGGCCTCCTGCTaggcacatcctgagaggcaccAGGGTCCCCGCCACTCGCCACTCCCGTGGGAGCCCCCCGgcgaggtccaggctcctggatttggcttggcccagccctgaccgggTGCCAGGCCCTCTTGCCTCTGGGCATGGAGGAGAGAGCCGTCCCAGGAGCGAGTTCCTTCCTTCAgctcagtatagaaataaaaagccggaACATTTTGCAAAAAAAGGGGAAG from Oryctolagus cuniculus chromosome 1, mOryCun1.1, whole genome shotgun sequence includes these protein-coding regions:
- the LHX3 gene encoding LIM/homeobox protein Lhx3 isoform X1 — encoded protein: MEARAELGPAREPAGGDLLLALLARRADLRREIPLCAGCDQHILDRFILKALDRHWHSRCLKCSDCHTPLAERCFSRGESLYCKEDFFKRFGTKCAACQLGIPPTQVVRRAQDFVYHLHCFACVVCKRQLATGDEFYLMEDSRLVCKADYETAKQREAEATAKRPRTTITAKQLETLKSAYNTSPKPARHVREQLSSETGLDMRVVQVWFQNRRAKEKRLKKDAGRQRWGQYFRTMKRSRGSAKADKDSAQEGPDSDAEVSFTEEPSLAEMGPTNGLYGSLGEPTPALGRPAGALGSFALEHGGLAGTEQYRELRPSSPYGIAPSPAAPQNLPGPQPLLSSLVYPEAGLGLVPSGAPGGPPPMRVLPGNGPSSDLSTGSSGGYPDFPASPASWLDEVDHAQF
- the LHX3 gene encoding LIM/homeobox protein Lhx3 isoform X2; amino-acid sequence: MLLETELDRDPEGPGAPAATAVCSLGGPREIPLCAGCDQHILDRFILKALDRHWHSRCLKCSDCHTPLAERCFSRGESLYCKEDFFKRFGTKCAACQLGIPPTQVVRRAQDFVYHLHCFACVVCKRQLATGDEFYLMEDSRLVCKADYETAKQREAEATAKRPRTTITAKQLETLKSAYNTSPKPARHVREQLSSETGLDMRVVQVWFQNRRAKEKRLKKDAGRQRWGQYFRTMKRSRGSAKADKDSAQEGPDSDAEVSFTEEPSLAEMGPTNGLYGSLGEPTPALGRPAGALGSFALEHGGLAGTEQYRELRPSSPYGIAPSPAAPQNLPGPQPLLSSLVYPEAGLGLVPSGAPGGPPPMRVLPGNGPSSDLSTGSSGGYPDFPASPASWLDEVDHAQF